The genomic DNA TAAAAAGTCTAAGAGCCtgaaatttgatatttagTTGTTGAAAAAGTGAAAGTTTCTACGCTTTGCAAGAAGTTGGAGTTTTAAACAAACGTAAGTGTGTTTGCTCGAACAAACAATTAACAGGCCATTCATAATCATCGTAACATTTACCATAATTCAGAATGTATACCTTTCGTTCTTAGCATATACGAGCACAATCATCGCATCGTTCAAAGTTCATTGAAATGCTCACAGTCATTcgatgatatttatttaatgtcATGCTAAGACGATCTGCAGATGCCTGCCATTCTCTCCAATTTGTTACTACAATATACGATGTAATTTTGGAATATCTTGTCGGTTTTATCGTCGATAATAACCCGCAATATAAAATCAATGGCATGGCTATCCAATTCATTTGGCTAATATTATTCACGTTTATTAATTCGACGCTTCTTGTTCGACTATTAAGCGAGCAGTGAATACTAAGCGATTGTAtgttcttttcatttttttgttttagaTTTGTCAGACATTAGGAGGAACGTGCCAGGAGAACCAGGTATTGATTATCCGGCATACACGACGCTCCCTCAGACAGGTTTCACGTGCGAGGGACGCTCACGAGGTGAACTAAATTGCTCCTTTTTCTACCTTCGTAAAACTCAGTATATGGTTAATACATCATTCCGGAATAAAAATCTTTACAAGATAAGAGATTTATTCGCATAGAATTTCATCATAAAGTTGATATAATTCTTACTTACtatttatatcgttacacatagattgaattatatttttgtagttAATATAACTAATTATACTTGTAATCTAATTATCTTGAAACAAAGGTACTTTGTATAATATAACTGTACGATAAGTTTTAGAGAAATAGTTAGAgcaattaattgttaatctaACAAGCTAACAAGTGTCTTGTAAATATCTCGATTCTCGATGGATTTCCGATTTTTTCTtctagaaataatatttctctttctctattcCCGGAAGCAATACATCGGCCAcgttattttacaattttgcaTTTGTAATTTTTCGCTGAAATACTTGGAATTTTCAGATAATATAAGACAAAAGATTTCTGCAGTGACTGATATATAGAATCGAAGCGAGTATGCTTCTAGATGCAATTCAATTCCTCGGAATAAAATCGAAACAGATCTACGTACACCTTTACCCTCAATTTCACTTCATAATGCTGCGAATTACTACGTACACGAAGAGATTCTGTTCGGACAGCTAATGCAACCACGTCAGAGTTAGTCAATTTTCACATAGCGATCAATGGTATGACCGCTTGATCTTAACCATTCAGGTCGAAAGAAAGCGGTTGAAATTGGCatctatattaataaaattcatagattGCTTGAAATTGAACGTATTTGTCGTGAATATCTTTCGAATCAAATGGAAGAGAATATTCACTTCCTCTGTGAACAGAGCAGTAAAAGTAAGAAAATTCTCGATACAATAATAtgcttaataataataatataaaatcttttttaaatctcaaCTTTCTTTTGGGATTCGTATGTTTAATTACATAAACTTTCTCATTTatgaagaatattaaaatcaaCCATATGAAACTGCAATGGTATGACCGTTTGATCTTAACCATTCAGGTCGAAAGAAAGCGGTTGAAATTGGCATTTATATTAGTAAAATCCATAGATTGCTCGTCCGATTGTTCTGCCAGAGTTCGTAGAAACGAAATTGAACGTATTTGTTGCGAGTATCAAATGGAAGAGAATATTCACTTCCTCCGTGAACAGAGCAGTAAAAGTAAGAAACTTctctatataataatatacttaataataataataataatttccttTTGGGATTTGCATGTTTAATTACGTAAACTTTCTCATttataaagaattttaaatcgATCGTATGAAACTACGATCTTCGGTATTACCCTACTAAATTTAAATCCTGCAAAAcgacatttatattatacaccaattattaataaaaaatattagaacaAACGGTTTCCAGAGTGTACGTATCCCATTAAAGATCCACGTGCATCAGCTTTATCCTACGACCGATTACCATTGATTCACACGTGTTTCACGCTTTTCCACGTGCAGTATCGATGTCAAGGATGTCTCTCACGCACACGATGCTAGCACGTGCGACCTGTGAAATCCATTCGCAGTATTTTCTTCGGTTTCGCAATAGGTCAGCGTTGCACTAGCCGTGGGGCAAAACTTGTCGCAAAAATCGCACGAAAATGTTTGCCGATGTACATTTCAGCTGGAAAGGCAAACGTTCGCGTCGCCCAACGAAACGTATTTATCTTCGGCTACGCGTGTTCGTTCAAGATCTGGTATGAATCTTCTTCTTGCGTCTTATGAAAACTTTCAGCTCGTGGAACGTTGCCAGAAGCAAAGTAACGATAACAATTGAAACTTAGGAAATTGTTGGATTtgttagaaaatttttatacagagtCGAAGAAGAGAGGTTCGATCTCCTGATTTGGATTAGATTCGAGTTTAGTTTGGATCGGGTTGATAGAAATTGAAACTTGTCAAATCCATACAGTCGCTGAAAGTCTTCCAGAGAACTGTTGATATAATCTGACTGATAAAAATTAGGGACTTTTAAACGTTCATACCGACGAGAAAATAATCTTTTGCCAGTTTCACGATTCTTTGCTGTGAAAATAACAGGTTCGTTGGCGATTTCGTCCACAgacttaattacagttatgaacAACGACCATTTAGATAAGTGGCGCGAATGAACGAGTTTCAGAAGGCAAAAGAAAGTACAGTCTCAATGTAATACTCTGTTATATAGTTTCTTTATTGAGCAATATCCTGATAATCTTGTACAGTTATACGATGTTCCTGCAGAAGCAACAGAATGTCGGCGAAAGCGACTCAACAATAAGATAAAGGCCAGACGGATAATCCAAACGATTCTGACGCGAGGCAATCGCCGTTCAGAAGCTTAGTATGCTGTTATTCAGCTGGTTACAAATCGGCACGGTGTTTGACTTTTGCCGATGGAAAATAGCGAAAgcttaatattttatcttacTGTATGGGAATTTTTCAGGAGGAAGATTTCagttttttctttcctttgaaAAGGGAATTACTTTgaagttttttaaaaattaattttttaattctgacgtttgattaaaaatttgtatagaaaGAGAAGTTGAACAGTTTCAGTttcgaatattaaattaaatttatcctATATGCGTGTGTGTAAAGAAATTAGCCAAAACTTGCAACGTCTTCTTGCAACGCATGTAATTGGGATCATCGCGAACTTTACAGAACCTGTCATTCTTTTCCAAATTTATCCGTGTTTAATGGAAAAGTGTTCGATTTTTGGTCATTTATTTCGTCctaaatttatagaataaaacGTCACGCGATTCGTGTTCCTTTATTTCATCCTGTTTAGTCTTTCTCCAAGTTTTAACAGCTTCTAGCTCGCTGGATGTTGGCCGTATCAAAAATTTGTCCAGAAGATGGAAATTGTTTTTTTACTTATAGGTTTGCGACGTGATTTTTCCTGGTTGTTGGCTAGCTTAGGTGACAGACAGTACAAATATGATTACCCTAATATGATTAcaaaaaggaaattaaataCTCACATCCTCGATCTCTCTTTCTATCGACTCTATTACGATAAATTGTTTGGTTTTCTCGTTTGGTTTCAATAATTTGTCGTTGGTTTCTAAAAAGCTAAATCACACTATCTTAtagcgaaattgaaaaaatgtcTAACACGTCCAACTGGCATTAAATCAAACgcaattctaaaataaaaatcgaagCCTCACGACTTCgacttttccttctttcctgAAAGAAACCTCGGTAACTACTTTTAATGCGTCATCCATCACTGTTACGTTCGATACACACGATATCCATTTTCTTGTCGAAAGAAATCGTGGCGAGCATTCATAGAATGAAGAAAGCAACttaattgaaatttccaaGCAGCAGGTCAAACACTGGGGCGTCTTTTGTATCGCGAGTCTAAACTCGCGGAAGAAACCGCGTTATTAGATAATtcaaaggaagagagaaagatgtCGAACAAGCATAGAAACGTCGTCTCGCGTCCCTTACGTAACGCGCATAGTACTTAAACATTGCTTATTGCACGATTAtcttaaattgaaaaaaactGAATAAAGGAAGATTTAGGAGACAGGAGCACGGATTGACCAAGTATCGATTGAATAACGAATCGAATTGTTCATATTTCGTTTTGGTAAATCGTTGAAATTCTTTTGGAAGATATAGTGTTATTATcagaatggaaaataaaatatccagTTAGTCGtattgaaatatcgaaattcaGGGAATTGGAATCTAAATTTCTCTACTAACTAAGAGAAAAATAGGAAGaaagaattagaaaaatttttcAAGTACGTGAAATGTTTCAGTCTCTTATAAAACTAtggattaaaaataataattgaaagAATGATAGAGAGCTTTAGAAATGTCTGCCATCCGAACACTCGGATATTCAAAAAGTGGAGATATTGCAGATTTTGTATTTCGATATCGAAGGTTATTACGGAATCTcataatgtaaaaaaataaacatttctAATTTTCCTTAGGGTACTACGCGGACGAGGTGGCGGGATGCCAGGTTTTCCACGTGTGCCACGACGTATTGGTCTCCTCCTTCCTCTGCCCCATAGGCTCTGTATTCAGCCAAAAGCTGCTCACCTGTGACTGGTGGACCAAAGTAGACTGTTCAGCTAGCAGCAAATACATAGACGTGAATCGTAACAGTTACCAGCAAGATGACGACGAGATGATTCGAAACGCTTACGCAATGATCAGTCTCCAATCAGGAACAGACGTGACCAAGGATGGTCTGGTGGATCCTGATCGAACTGGAAGCGTGGTGGACTATCAGAGAGGTCCAGGAAGAATCCTCGACTATTCGTCAGTTGACACAACAGGAAACGACTTGAGGACCAATTTCGAAGACTATCGTAGACCTGCCAATCGAGATTTCCTGCCACCCTATCAACTCAAAGACAAAAAGCCGGAAATTAGTGGAAATTATCAAGGCAAATTCTATTCTAGCGAGAAATCCAGGTCTCCCTACGAAGATTCGCCGATTATTCGAGTTCAGAAGATCAACGATCCAGGATATGGAAACCAGAGGAACAAAGATTTCCAGGAGACCTATCGAAGGCCCAACGAGTTCACCAATCAGTTCCAACCATCTTACGCACCTACTGTACCGACTGTCACCACTACAACTAGGAGATTTTACTCTCCAACTGTCCCTACCACATTCAAATCGTCTACTTTGGCATACAACAAGTTGGACCAGGCGATAGACAGCTCTGAATATTATCTTTCGCGCAGTAGGTCAAACAGCTTCGTCACTCCTCCTACCAGAGTCTTCTCGAACGACGACAAGAGTAGACAGGATTTAGGAAGAGACTTGAAAATATCTGAAGCTGTTTCTTTGAGGAAACCGAACAGGGATGACGATTATAGTAGACAGGAGAGTTACGAGTATGATTACGACGATGTCAATAGCGACGAAACGAGAGACGAACGTCCTAAAGAGAGATTCCAGGTGAGAGTTCTCGacgattttaattacaatcgTACCAAAGTGTCGAACGGAGGAAGTTCTTTGTTTGATAGGGTCTACGCAGGATTCAACCACAACAGCAACGACGAAGAACCTCTGGACGACTTCGAAACGAGAGGTAGCATTGGTCTAGGCCACGCGTTTCATCAGTCGTTCAGGGGAATCTCGGTTGACGAACAGAATCCTGCGAGAGACGAAACCAAAGTTTATGGTGAAACTCAAAGAggaattaatttcaataaagaAGAGATTAAGTACACCTTGGTCAGACCGGAGCCTACGCGTTATCccggagaaaagaaagaggaaacgaCTGAACAATACCAAAGAAACGATCAAAGAGACACCAAAACGAATAAGGAAGAATTTctgaataatttcaatacttTCCCATCAACGACCGCTTCGTCAATTATCGAAAGTACCATCAAAGCAAGCACGAATCTTCACGAACCACGTTCTTCGATATCAAATGGATCGAGTGACTTGAACAATTCTACTGACGTAAATTccgaattttttaatgagaaacaTTCCATCGATACAGAGGACAGTGGTTCTCAAACGCCTAGACCAGTCGAATTTCTAGAATCTCCTCAAAAGACGCAAAGTAAGTTCCAGATAAAGGTGCCAGATATACCTGAAGGATCCACTTTATTTAATCGTTACACGACTCAGAATGATGAACCTAGTTCAAGGACGACTGAGATACCGAGGTTCCAGAGCATTGGTTCTGACGATTATGTCGATCAGTCTACTTCTTTCGATAGAAACACAGGAGTAACGACCAATTATGGAAACGCAGAGATCTCTGAAGACTCCAGTTTGCAGAATCATGGTAGTACAGTGGCTAGACCCCTAGTACCCTCCACTGGGTCGTggttttcttcctctttctccgATCAATCGAATACCAAAAGTCCAACGAAAGATTACACCAGGCCCGAAGAAGGTGAATCTCCTCACACAAATCATTTTGATCCTTCTTTCAAATCTACGAACGACACTGAAGAGAAACTTGAGGATAATAAAAAGAGTGAACTTCGGTTTACCACAGATGATGCTGTTCAGAATTCCAGGACGATTTCTGTGAGTGCAAGCACCGTGTCTCCGCCAAAGATTATAAAAGCTATAACATCCTCAGGTTTCGTCAACTCTTCAGGAAGTGTTTCAATAATTAAAACTCCCGAAGAATTGTCGACACAGGGACCGATCGGAATTTCGACATCTCCCGTGACTAAATCTGTCGATATTGAATCTTCGGTGTCAACTTTCAGACCTGTAACGCATAGGAGCATAGAATCAGGCAGAAGATCGGAAGAGAAGTCGAAAGATGACAGAGATAGCGTAGAAGCCTCGACCGTGAATGCTTTACTTGGATCCATCATGCCAGAAACTCTAAAGCACATCGAAGAAGCTATAGAGAAGAATAATTCGCCTTACCAAGTGACGTTGACGATGAACAAAGGCGCGGAGCTGATACCTACCGGACAAGATATAATTAGCAAACTGATAGCCCAACAGGGCAAAGAAACGTCGACTCTCAATGACGAGATACACGAACTAGAAATAATTAGATCTTTGGAGCCAGAAGTTCATAGAATGACAGAGTTACAGATCACTGCGGCGAATATTTCGGACGCGAGAAATGCGTCTAACTTCGGAAACGATTTTATCAATTCCGATCTAACCGATTTTAAAGCAAACAACCCGAATACAGTCAGTCTTCTTCAACTGATGTCGGAATTAATGAAGCATGACCGAGTTCCTCGACCATTTTCCCTGTCAGTCGCTCAAAATCCGGAGCTACAGACAGTAAATTCGAACGTGCAACAGCCGGATGAAGCGACATTTAGGTCTCAAGAGAGTTCTGCGCTGCCGAACTTGAAAACTTCTGCTCCTCGATCGAAAGAAGGGATTCTGGATCAGCTAGAGCAGCATTTCGGAGAACCTCTTTACAGAGAacagaaaaagatatttgatGTTCCTGAGAAACAGAGATCGATTGATTTCCAGACCGCAGTTCTTTTTAGGAACACGAATAAATACGAGGAATCCAGCACCGATAAGACGATCGTGCCGATTGCTCAAACGAATTCTAAGATAGATATTAGGTCGACGACGACATCTACGCCGAAGACCACGTTTGCCACGAAATCCGAGAAGACTGTGGTGAAAACAGAATTTGTTCCATCGATTGGATTCTCTTTTGACACCGACGAGGGTAGAGAAGAATACGTTGAGGCTGTTTTAGGTGGCCTGATCGAGCCACAGGCAGCAGAAAGtcagaagaaagaaattatctCGAAAGAGAAACCAGAGGGAGAGACGATTTTGAAAAAGAATGaaacaacaaaaaatgtcCCAGAAGAGGTTTAAGGGTTGTTTCTAGGATGATTTTTCCAAGGATGAACTTAGGTTTAGAACGAAATCTGTGATGTCCTGCCGTTTCGTGCTTTCTATGATAGATCTTCTCGactatcttttttcttctcccttaatcgatatttttgaatattttctcttttattctcGGGGGTATTACGAGTTCGAGACTTTTGTAATTAACGTCCCTTCCTTCgtgattgaaaaatataacgaatcATTGAATACGGAGGGATTATggtataataatttgaaatgGGGGATTAATAGTTTTTTACCATTTATGTTGCGAGagaattaaacattttttttctcctcCTTATCGATCGAGAGGATTACAAGTACgaaatttgtatgaaattaACGTTCCTTGTTTCgtgatttaaaatttcaacgaGCTTTTGATGGAAGTCTTGGAAGACGGAGATTAATATTTCTTGTTACCATTTACATCGTAAGCGAAGAAAAAGGGCTGATATATAATTAGTTTCATTAACTCTTTCTAGGATATTCTTACTTTTAATTAAAGCGACTAACATAACAGTGAGTTGGGTGTAAAATGTCTTTAAGGTTTTAAGATAGAACTAGACGTAACATGTATAAAATGGTAATTATATTATCGTTGTTGATAAGATCTATCATTGGTCTTCAGAAAAACAATATCGTTACTATTTGATAATCCAAAATACGTTTTACTAACTTGATAACCTACCAATGACAAGGAACAGGGTTTCGATACTGTAAACTATAGATTCGTAGATGTGTGTGTTAATGTATGTACGAGTGTGCAAGAAGCAATAGTAATTATACGACTATTAAATTGTACCTTATGTAACCCAACATTCTAATGATTCTTAAATATATCCTATCGTTGCGAAGAAGAGCTTCTTTATTTCCTTTTGAAATTCCTTTAGACTTGAAAACGTTGAATCTTTTTAAActtgattatttaaaatttacaattcgATAAgtgtgaaattttttaatatcctACGATtcgaaattttgaaaactCGAAAATCTGGAGTTTGGAAActaaaagataagaaaattattcgattaaatatttgttaaatacaAACATTCAAGATTTAAAAATCAACGTTTGGAAATTCGCAAGGACTGCAAATTTCTCccgttgttaattaattacataaacATACTTTTCTCTAGTTTGCCTCTATTCGCAAAACGTTGGTTATTTGCCATGGCAACATCGATACATCAAGTTTCGTAATTCGTACGCGTTTAATCGATTCATAGTGTACAGTGCTAGGTTAAAGTGCTCAAGCGTCCTTATAAACAGTCTATCTAAACAGAATCTTATCGAACGATTAAGTAGtcaaataattaacattttgaGTCAGAATTATTATAAAAGCAAGAGCAATGACACAGCTATTTTAATGTACTAAAAGAATAAAGATTTTGCATGACACGTTGAAGTTATCaaacttttgaaaattctttaagAGGATACCATTACGAAAGCTTTAATTGATCAAATTATGGCTGAGTCAGAAAGCGAATCTGTAAAACCTGATGTCGAAGgcgaagacgaagaagatgAAGATAACAAAACGGATGCCCACAGTTTACCAAGTAAACAATCTTTGATACACATGGACTATcggtaataaaataaatacacatTTCTACGATTTAATAAACACAAATGATTAATTGAAACAAATGATTAATTTTGATAGGATAATGTGGATACGGGACAGAGTGATGAAATTTTTGGGTATAAGTGGTCACGAGCTGCTCTTCTACAAACTTCTAAATGTAAATAACAACTTATATCGAAATTATTGAAAAGCAATCGAATATTCTTTAGATATTTCTACCGATctgcaataaaataacatCTCGTCCTTTTGGAATCAAAGCCACGAATATGCAAATTCTAGAATGGTCCGTACAACGAAAACGAAATCAGTGCAGAGATTTATTTCACTCGAAAGAATCGGTATACTTGAAGACATAGAAaatcatttctttttaaacgaTTTTTCATACTTTCTCGTCAACTTTCGCCTTTAACTCACCTTTGCCACGAGAGAGAAAATAAACGCGCGATTCGAAACTATAGGCAAACAATCGATACTTCGAGGACAAGCTACTCAATTTTCTGCTACTGGATCTCTATGGTGTGACCGATCTTGAGAGAAAGGTGATCTTTTTCTACTGCACCTATTCCACTGAAATCATCCACGTGGAAGTTCCGGTCTGGGAAAGTAAGTAGTTCATCTTTCTTAAACTAATTACAGCGAACACGAATCAGATAGATTATTGTATCGACTCTAAGGATATAAATTACTTTGTTATTGATGGATGATAGGCAAGCACGGTGTTGGTAAATTAGCCGCTTTGACGGCATTGTCGATGAAAAGGAAAAGTCGTAAGTTGA from Bombus huntii isolate Logan2020A chromosome 5, iyBomHunt1.1, whole genome shotgun sequence includes the following:
- the LOC126865381 gene encoding uncharacterized protein LOC126865381, yielding MPTTLPVLYLVTLVLCNIHGSLEHEIPRRSFLSRRAIDGTRGRKFFDPEEEGAFDSYGSAGGQYDPYQEKTDLSDIRRNVPGEPGIDYPAYTTLPQTGFTCEGRSRGYYADEVAGCQVFHVCHDVLVSSFLCPIGSVFSQKLLTCDWWTKVDCSASSKYIDVNRNSYQQDDDEMIRNAYAMISLQSGTDVTKDGLVDPDRTGSVVDYQRGPGRILDYSSVDTTGNDLRTNFEDYRRPANRDFLPPYQLKDKKPEISGNYQGKFYSSEKSRSPYEDSPIIRVQKINDPGYGNQRNKDFQETYRRPNEFTNQFQPSYAPTVPTVTTTTRRFYSPTVPTTFKSSTLAYNKLDQAIDSSEYYLSRSRSNSFVTPPTRVFSNDDKSRQDLGRDLKISEAVSLRKPNRDDDYSRQESYEYDYDDVNSDETRDERPKERFQVRVLDDFNYNRTKVSNGGSSLFDRVYAGFNHNSNDEEPLDDFETRGSIGLGHAFHQSFRGISVDEQNPARDETKVYGETQRGINFNKEEIKYTLVRPEPTRYPGEKKEETTEQYQRNDQRDTKTNKEEFLNNFNTFPSTTASSIIESTIKASTNLHEPRSSISNGSSDLNNSTDVNSEFFNEKHSIDTEDSGSQTPRPVEFLESPQKTQSKFQIKVPDIPEGSTLFNRYTTQNDEPSSRTTEIPRFQSIGSDDYVDQSTSFDRNTGVTTNYGNAEISEDSSLQNHGSTVARPLVPSTGSWFSSSFSDQSNTKSPTKDYTRPEEGESPHTNHFDPSFKSTNDTEEKLEDNKKSELRFTTDDAVQNSRTISVSASTVSPPKIIKAITSSGFVNSSGSVSIIKTPEELSTQGPIGISTSPVTKSVDIESSVSTFRPVTHRSIESGRRSEEKSKDDRDSVEASTVNALLGSIMPETLKHIEEAIEKNNSPYQVTLTMNKGAELIPTGQDIISKLIAQQGKETSTLNDEIHELEIIRSLEPEVHRMTELQITAANISDARNASNFGNDFINSDLTDFKANNPNTVSLLQLMSELMKHDRVPRPFSLSVAQNPELQTVNSNVQQPDEATFRSQESSALPNLKTSAPRSKEGILDQLEQHFGEPLYREQKKIFDVPEKQRSIDFQTAVLFRNTNKYEESSTDKTIVPIAQTNSKIDIRSTTTSTPKTTFATKSEKTVVKTEFVPSIGFSFDTDEGREEYVEAVLGGLIEPQAAESQKKEIISKEKPEGETILKKNETTKNVPEEV